The genomic DNA TATTTTagacagaaataataataattgtcaTCAACCTTTTAACCAAAGAGCGAAATAAGCCGCATGGATGAAAAACCCATGGAAAAGACGATCCCTATAACTAAAATATATTCATTGCATGCTGTGTGAGTAAATGTGCCTATATGTAACTTTTATGTGACGTCTGGTCTGTTGAAATTTGCATTCATCAGTTTTGTACATCGATTTGAATAACGCGTTTGCGAAATTTCAgtccattcctctctctgctttattcCAGCCGTGTTTGAAATATTCGTTACTTTCAAATCTTGCCTCAATATTTCAGTGGGGTTTAGGTCGGTGCCGAAGCACAATGTTCCCCTTTCGTGTGCTGTGGATCTGCTTAAGAGTTTTGGACTGCTGTATAATCCACTTTTATCTTATCTTTAACTCATGGATGGATAACCTGACAGTCCCAGCAGAATTTCCTAACACATTGTGAACTCACTGTATCATCAAACGATAGCAAGCCATCCAGGTCCTGAACCAGCGACGCATTCTACATTATGATACTCCCTCCACCATACTGGGTAGTTTGGATAAGGAACTTCTACGAGAAGGCAGGGATTGTAATTCTCCCCAAAGAGACTGTTTCTCGCTGTGTTAGAAGTTAGTCTCTGCTTTCTGTTCATAGTATtgtaacagagttctgttacCATTATTTCCTGGGCTGGTACAGGGCATACTTGGAGTGGATTTCTGTTGTGGTTTCTATTGGTAAAAGAGTTCTCTTGTTGAGATTGTGcattgttctgtaatgttctgtactgtttatggtgtgtactgttgtctgtggttatcAACTGGGGAATGTCTGAGACATGTTGTGTCACCgttttgtagttcagtagaGCACATGGCTATATAGCAGGGATGTAATTAAGCAGAAGTAAGATTCTAATGCTACATATTGGTACCTTGATGTTCCACTGTGTGAAAGTTTTCATCACCATGAAACTCTGTTTAATCATATTTGCTAGAGTCTGCGTTACTGATCATCGTGACGGTATTTTTACCGTTTGTGGCAGAGAGGATTTATTTGGGGCATTGTGTCAAACTATCAAATGAGAAACAACCTTGTGGACGCTTTGTGCCCTGGCAACATCAGAAGGAAATTTCTTCGCAGAGATCGTTATTTCTTGGTTGTGTCACAGCACCATTCTCAATTTGAagataaatgtattatttgacATGCCCTAATTTTAAAGCTTGTCGCTCTTTTAAGTTAAAACACCCTAAGACAGAAGTGCATTTTTGGCGACAATTACTTGGACAACActacatttacatgtttttttttaagtcatgaAATTTTAACTCATCACATTTTGATTACCAGTGTCTCCAGTCTATTTCTGTGCATCTTCAAGGCAAACATTCGGGTGAATTTCACCTTTCTCACGTGTGAGATTTTTGTAAAGCATCACACTAGCAGATAATTGGGatcttacaaacacagacacacttcacCTCACAAATACCTTCATATAACTTGTAAAAATTATGGAAGTCAGTAAAGGTGTTCAAGCAGTATTTCATTgtaattgtttttaatgtttgttaacAGTTCAGGTGTCAACCTAAGgtacatatacagtataaacTTAATTTGAACAAAAGTCAAAAAATACTGTAAACCAAACTTGGACTTAACAACAAATCGATCAAAAAGGCTATAGCCTCTTAAGTCATTGTCCTTAGGATTAACATTCAAACCTGAcatgttcaatttttttttaaagtccatCTATGAGCTAACAAGCactttatatgtatattgtaaatACCATAAatggaaacacacaaatacattcataaTCATCCACAAACTGATGTTGGAACCTCCTTTATATAACAAACTGCAGCCCAAAACATTCAGATGTTCAGGAAAGATCTATATCTAACTTCAACAGGACTTAGTTGGTACTTGCTTTCTTCATGCACTTCTAGTTAGAGACAtgtcaaactcacacacactgacatgtccAGACCTGCATCTAATGTTCAGGTTGtccatttaaatgatgtttattttatttcttttgttgtgttcTTGTGATATCCTCGCTTAAACAAACCTTACAAACTAGATTAGTTCAAGTTCCCATTGACAAATGGTAACTGGTGTCTCACGTCCTGCTATATCACATTCAGAATAATAACTGACTGATTTGATGTATGTAGTAACATTGGAGAACTCAAGAAAATTCCAGAACTTTCACTGCAAAGTCCAACTCTGCACTGAAACACGTTATTCTGTAGATAGCCCATGATGATGAACAAAACACTGATTTCACTCCCTGCTGACGCTGAGGGTGTCCAGGTCCTGTAGTGAAGTTGTccatttttttgtatgttgGAGGAAGACCACTTCATTATGACTTGGAGAGAAATTCAACAACCTGATCATTTGATACAGGGAACGCACCCAGTCTGTGAAAATTAGTCTTAAATGAGCACTCAACACCTCTGGCATGACATAACACATAATTACAATTATTTGTAGACTGTGTAACCATAAAATAAACTTTTCTCAGTAATCGTACATCCAAGATTGTTTTGTTAAAGTAAACAAAATATGATGAAAGAGTCTCATTTGCATGAATAACTGCTTATATCatacaaacaataataaagttCAAGGCATTCTAAAGGTATATTCAAACAGTATTCAAAGTATGGGAGACACTACAGTGGTAGAGATAGAGAACTGACAGTATAATCTCAAAGGGTGAAGCCGTTTTTTCAGCTCGCCCTGGATTTTTTTACATGCCAGTTTTCTTAACTTGATGTTCTCTTTGAGCCTCTCGACCACCTAACACCCCAGCTGCTCATTAATCTCAAATCTCCATGACGTAGCTCTACACACACTAGCGATATTTTCTAATCTTCCTCTCTGGCCctttcctctttgttctctactctttgatctctctctctctctctctctctctctctctctctccccctcccttgctctctttctctgtctctttcagtaaACACTCACATTTCCCCACTCCACTAGATACTGAACTTTTCCGTCTGGTGTTACGCGTCTGGCCAGAATCCTGactgtctcccctccaccccAGCCTCTTGTCATTGACCCCTGCATAGGCATTCCAGTGGGATAGGGGGCGACGTCACGCAGAAAGAGTGAGGGGCACGGCTCAAGTCTTGGCCCAGGTTGATGGGTGGACGAGAAGGGAAAAGGAAGGCAGGGGGCAGGGAGACGACAAGGGTCCTCTGCACTGTTAacgacagacagatagagagacggAACTTGAAAGACAGAAACTGAGATAGCAGAAACTGGAAtaggaaaatgtaaaaaaaaaaaaaaaaaagatacagaatATATTGTGTTGCTAACAAACAGTCTCGAGTTAGTTAATAAGAAAGTAAATATTTTACCTTCTCTGAGGAGATCATTGTTCACGCACCTGTAGTGGTGTAGTGCTCTAGATAGGGCAGGAGTTCCATTATATGAGGGATGATACAGGGCAAACATTCTCTTGGGGGGAGACCTGTTACACAGAGGTTAAAATACTGTTacgttcttttcttctttttttttctttttttttcaatacatcTATAGATTACCAAAActtctctgcaaaaaaaaggTGGCTTTATcgttttgactgaaaaaaaaagtacttacATACAGATGCTTAAAACAGGAGTAGTAATTATTTTAAACTGAAGACATATTACTATTTTGATAATACTTACCCCAAACTCAACTCCTCATCTGATTTTCTGGAATTGTAGAGGTTTGTCCCACCTACGTAACCATGGTAACATGGCATCAAGTCCACTGGGTTGGCAGCAACTCCTTGTGAACAAGGCTAGTGAGAAAAACAGTTTGAgccacaacacacatacatgtcatTGTTTTAGTTGATCAAATTTTTCAGCTTTGGATACTTGAAAAACACTATTTACATCAGTTACACTTAAAGATTGTATACTACTTTAGTGAAATCTATGAGCTGCAATTAAGAACACTGAACTACAAACGAAAATGCAGTACTTTCAATAACCGCATTTTCTGCGGTTTTCTAAaagctaaaattaaaaaaaatctcgtAATAAATATAGTTTGTAGAAAGTTGAGAACAGTCCACATCTTTATAGGTCGTAACAGTGATCTATAGGTCTTCAGTAAATGGATATTACATATTAAGACTAAAATACATTCTTTCAGTACATGTGCAGCAATGGCAAAATGGGGGGCTATTCTGCATATGAAAATGGCCCGTAAAACCACAACATCAGAACAAGCATTTCGCCAGGAATTCTAGTTGCCAAGTCACCATTTTTTGGCAATTCATATTGCAAGTATACTCATCCTGGAAGTTCCCATCAGAGATCTTCCTCCTAAACTACATGTCATACATGGCTGTGACATCGGCGTGTGTTTGTCCTGCACCGTGTGCTGACATCATAGGATATATCATTTTTGCTTTGCTGGTGCTCTGCCACTTTAAATCTATGACTTCTATCGATGCTGCACTGTCAAACTGCTGGGGCCACCTGGCCAAACTGTAATCGACTGCAAAGTGCAGTTGGAACGAATCCCAGACTGTGCATTTCTCCATACCTTTCTCCTTTCATTCCATTATAATAACAGACCTGTCTCAAAATCGAAGAGGTTCAGCACAGATAAGCCCTAATTCTATTTAAGTATGCTAATAATACGGCTTTGAACGCAGACGTGGTGCGAAAAAACCTTCTTTCGGTTCAGCGAAACACTGAATGCGTAgttcgctaaaaaaaaaaaaaaaaaaaaaatctctcagagCAAAAGCCCATCACATAAATCTTCTAGTTCATAATGACAGTCCGGTCATTTTCATGCAGAGGCGTAGTTGCTTTCCATGCAGGGAGACATGGCCTCTGCATGCACTGCTGTGACTGTTCTTCTGGTCAAAGACAGAGGCACTGACCTGTGTCTCCATGATGCGTCGTTTGGACTTGCGCGACTCTGGCCCAACAGCTCGTCTCTGGCACTGCAGTGACAGGGGGCtagagcacagagcacaggatCAGTCAATAACTCTTAACTCACAACGTAAGACACGGCGCTCACCGTCCCGCTCCGACTACGCTGCAGCgaataacagaataacagaccACTATGAATATGAGGatttttaatgttatctgtgatATTGTTTCCTATGTTATTTTATGCcataaaggatttttttttttaaaatgttggttTTGATGTTGCTTGATCAGCACTGGGAGGGTATTAGGAGATGAGAATATCCCAGTTTACATTTAAGCTCTTCTAAACTGATCTCACTTCAATCTCAACCTAACTGAAAAATGTATCATACGTGTCATACGCTTTTGAAGGCACTAAGAACGAGGTGGCGTACATTAAGGTTCTGTTACCTGTGATTTTGCACAAAGTACCACCATAAATGcaccaccataaaaaaaaaaaaaaagactaccaGAGATTTGCTTGTGGACGGTTTGCCAACCTGAGAGTCAGAAACTGATAGTCATGATCCTTACTCTGACCTTCtcctgtgtgtgatgttgatgGGTTGCTCTGCGATGAGGGGAGATGTGTCAGAGgttagaggaggaggagctcgAACCTGAAGCCCAAAAAGACACTTTTTCTTCTTGATCTCTTTACCGGAGACAAACCTTGACGTCAGGAACACATAGCTGAGTAAAAAACTTTTAACCCCACGGAAATAAACAGCAATACTTCACGTTCTGTCACCAAAAGTTCTGGTTTTAAGTCATTTTAGCTTAAAGAGCACTGAAGTTTTACTCAAGCAAGGTAAAAACATCAGATACATAGGAGCCATAGCTGCAGTCATGGACAACGGCTTTAACAGTTTATATAGACTTCATTACATACTCGGTTTCTTACCTGTCTTTGTGGGAATTTAACGCATTGAGAAGGTTATGACACCGATCTTGTCGCGGTGTGTCTGACAACTAAGAGATGAACAGAAAAGACATAAATCATGTGATCAAAAGATTTTTAGGAAACCGACATTCTCACCTTTGGCATCATTTTGaccataaaaacaaactaaGCAATTCTGAAACTATTCTATCtatactgatttttttctttctgtgtgtgtgctagtgtgagtgtgtgtgtgtgtgtgtgtgtgtttaagtgctTCAATAATCCTACTGATGTTACCTCTGCACCAAGCACCTTCCTGAGAAGTGAGCCAGCTATCTCTTTGAGGCTTCATCATTCTATCCAGAAAAGGACACATTCATACTGTACCTTCCCCAGCAGCAAAGAATCCCAGTTCTCATTAGTGAAGGATAGGATTTCATggtcaaaatcaaaatatttccTCTTGCAGCACAGGGAAAGGTGATATAGCACCAAATGAGCCAAATCTACCCTGAATAATGAGAAGACAATCAGAACATTACTGTAACAACATTTCCGTTTAGTTTTCcttctgtcattttcttacaCGGTCGCTTCACTTTTGTATCTACTTAATTCAGCGGTTGAATGGTTTCATTGACTTACCAGCTCATTGGTAGCCTCTGAATTTTCTCTGGGCCATTTGCACAGACTGAACATTGGAACTGGTAAAACcttgaagagaaagagaagtatTACCATATTAATGCTACTCTCTGCGTCTACATTTCAGTAGCGTAAATACTATTATAACTCCAAAAGGTCCACAACACAGTGCAAATGATATGTCTTTCATACATctaaaaccacagagaaaagagtgagacagtTATAATCACCTGTCTCCATAGAGCAACGGTTTAGTCAGGCACTGTGTGCAGGCTTCATGAAACCACTGTCCACAACTACCACACTGTAACATCTTCAAGTTccatctcacaaaaaaaaacatacagagacagaattaCCTCATATTAAAAGCAAATTCAATGCCCTAAATACAGAACAAGTGCACAAAGACAATACAACAAAAGCAAGCATATCTCAATgtaaaattatgttttattttattttcaattaatcccctcccccccaaaatgAAAAGTTCTCTATACATTTCCATAATTTGACCTGTATTTATGAGTACGTCAAGTATGTTAAATGTACAGGGCAAATCACATGTCCAAACTGACAGAGAACGCTAGAGtgctttcactcactctcctgGTCcagcacagtaacagtaacactgttGTTGGTTGGTCAGATGTTGAGGGTCCCAGTCAAGAGACGAGAGCTGATAGGGTAGCCTCATTTTCATGATCTGCATGAGTCTGGCGAATCGTCCCCGTTTTAAGGCTCCCCCTCTCTGATACGTGAGACAATGTGTCATTTTAATGCATCAAATCCCTCAGTGAGTCAGACTCtcctgtcatgtagtcacaTTTAACAGAGATGTTAGTTGAAAGCTATATTTGGAGAAGGATGGCAGAAGGGAAGTCATTAATGTCTTTCTATTGTGGGTCAGGAGAAAAAGGTTATATCTTTAAAGGAGAGTGTCAAGACTGTGAGATTTGGACAATGACGAGAAAATTCGGAACAAAGGGAGTCTTTTTTCCACCATCTAGAAGCAGCAGGATTCCATTGAAAGTATACAGACTGTAGAACAATACAGTCATTCTTAAtgtgttagagaaaaaaaaatataattctccgagcaaacatatttaaaaagaaagtaagGCACATTTTCAGTGGGTTCTATGTAACACACAGTGGAGTGACAAAAACAGCCTAACCTTTGTAGCAACTGCAAACACGCACTGACGACATATCCAGGTGTTGCTGTCAACTTCCGGGTCAATAGGTGGAGTGTGACACTGCGGATGATAACCTGCAATGCCATTTTGCTCTTACAGGTGAGTGATATAGCCGAGCAttattacatattttaaaatatctgtcaaatgacaaaaaaaaacatatgtctTCATATGTTTGAAAGCATAGTACATAAAACAAATCTGCAgtgctaattaaaaaaaaacaacaacaaaccacagCAGAGGAAAGTAATGAAATCAAAACTTCATTGACAACAGAGTAATTCATCCCCATAGAAATTCTGCCCACTTTATGAAGACTCTTTGTGAGTCTTCACAGTTTCACTGATTGACAGCTTTTTGAATATCATTTTAAGGTAGGTCCTTAATACGACTCCAtgtaaaagaaagaacacacacacacacacacacacacacataaacacacataatgaGCTTATTCACTCACCATGTCGACACTTGAGGCAGCTGATGAGAGGTTCTTTAAGGGGCGGGCCATCACAGATAGAGCAAACTTCCTCCACACCCACAGAAACTGCTTAATAGAGCAGGTGGGACAAAGGCAAAcgagaggggaggggctatCAATTactgtcatatatatatatatatatatatatatatcagcttACAATTCAGCTCTTTATCATCAGTGCCACACAAGAGGAAAAGGTTCATTGAAAGTACAGTTGTACAAGTATCTACAGCTGTCCATATAAGCTTCACAAATGTTGATTAAACGGTTAGTTTGGAATGTTTCAACTTTAATTTGCAGAAAAAGTCTAAAGTATTTCGGTTTAGTGACAGACAAATGGATGAATGGAGGGATGGACGAATGGATGGGTTGATGAATTTCCTTAACAATTTCTGCTGAATTTATTAAGTGTGTGGTTTAAGTAAAAAATGGTATAAATGTTTTGGTGTAAGTACCAACGTTTGAACAAAGGCACTTTTCGAATTGATTTCGCCAACTTCTCAAAAGCATGTCTAAATAGCTTAAAATAACTATCtatgttaatgtttttctggtgtgtttgtgtattgacCCACATTTCTTCAAAATCCTGTAAAGGTACCATAATCCTCTTtgtgaacagaaacagaaacagaagaagttTGGTGAAGCTTACATGAATGGATGTCTTTTCGCAGGACCCAGA from Chanos chanos chromosome 8, fChaCha1.1, whole genome shotgun sequence includes the following:
- the phf1 gene encoding PHD finger protein 1 translates to MGGVSEGEDVLARWSDGLLYLGNVKRVDSVKQCCLVRFEDNSEFWVLRKDIHSFSVGVEEVCSICDGPPLKEPLISCLKCRHGYHPQCHTPPIDPEVDSNTWICRQCVFAVATKRGGALKRGRFARLMQIMKMRLPYQLSSLDWDPQHLTNQQQCYCYCAGPGEWNLKMLQCGSCGQWFHEACTQCLTKPLLYGDRFYQFQCSVCANGPEKIQRLPMSWVDLAHLVLYHLSLCCKRKYFDFDHEILSFTNENWDSLLLGKLSDTPRQDRCHNLLNALNSHKDRFVSGKEIKKKKCLFGLQVRAPPPLTSDTSPLIAEQPINITHRRSPLSLQCQRRAVGPESRKSKRRIMETQPCSQGVAANPVDLMPCYHGYVGGTNLYNSRKSDEELSLGSPPKRMFALYHPSYNGTPALSRALHHYSAEDPCRLPAPCLPFPFSSTHQPGPRLEPCPSLFLRDVAPYPTGMPMQGSMTRGWGGGETVRILARRVTPDGKVQYLVEWGNVSVY